Within Thunnus thynnus chromosome 15, fThuThy2.1, whole genome shotgun sequence, the genomic segment GACCTtaactttttgtgtgtgtgcaccatcTGTCACTGTCAGGCTATCAGCACCTCTTTCTCTCGGTTTCACTATTGCCGTGCATATCGGTCATATCTCCCGTCTCTCCCGTTTCACAGGGGCAGAGGgatggagaggtggaggaggagaagagggagaagcCAAAGGCAACGTTTGAGGGAGAGAAACTGAAAGAGCTGACGGAAAGCGAAGCCGATGTCATTAATGACGTCATCAACCCCAACGGGCTGCCTGTGCAGAACGGCCTTGACGTCGACGTCAAAGAGTTTGGGTAGGACTCACTGAGACGGAagatacgcacacacacactaacaccgTCCTGGTCAAATGCTTATCTTACTCCAtaaacagccttcaagtgtaAACTGATCTACTGCTTCTTCTTCACCCCTGCAGTCGTCCCCCAGGCAACATGCCGGCCCCTGGCCCCGAGGGTGACCTGCTCGGGGGTCCCGGGGGTGTAGGGGCAGAGGGCCTGACACCCCTGGGAGGTGGTGGAGGCCCCAAACCCCCTGAGGACTTCTCTGGTGTAGAACAAGGTGGTGTCACCATGGACCCCATGGAGTCAGTGATGGAGCCGCTTCAGTTTGACTACAACTCCCAGATGCCCATGGACTCTGCACCCACTGTAGGCTTATTTGATTACACTAACCAGCAGCAGGTATGAACAAGCTGAGAGTAGAACATAAACATTTATCATGAGCTCTTCAGGAGGCTCAGCTCAAGTGGCATAAAGATATGATTCACCTGTCATTGTGTTGTGTGCAGCTGTTCCAGAGAAACAACGCCCTGGCGGTGCAGCAGTTAACAgcagcccagcagcagcagtacgccttggcagcagcacagcagcctCACATtggtaagagtgtgtgtgtgtttgttatttcaGATGTATTAACTAGGACTGTTgaatttcatgtttcatttgacacattttctcattgtcaGTGTGCCCTTAACTAAATGCAAATTGAAGGAAaatgctgtctttttttaatatatatatatactttttttttctcctttgtgctttctctttttatacAGCCTGGGTCTTGTTTTATAGTTTTGCCACCATTCCCATTAATGTACTTTTACCCACAAGTTTAATTGAAAAGGATGCAACAACACCACTATATGCTTCCCTACACCTTTACATTCATCTTAACAACATAAAGGAAAGCACAGCCACACATGATTTCACACAGGACCCCAAACTACAGTGTTAtattaaacaaattatttgaaaacaaagaTAACAGCACCTGAAATGTCCAAGGACCAAGCAAGTCCCATATCTGCAAGGGCTTTATATGTTTGTTGATCAGTACCAGTGACTCATTTACTTCTGCAGGTGCAACAGTGtcaatttttttgttgttttgcagcaAAAGAACACAGAGTAGTTATTAAAACTACTTGTTGTTGCAATCCCCTGGTAACAAATTAGTGTTGGGTTAATATTTCTTAGGCTTACTCAATGCCCCTTTAGCAGAGTTAAGTAATGCTTAACAAGCCTCAAGTCTTTCAGAAGTGTTGTGCTTATGCACCAACCTATTTAAACAAATGGATTAAAAAGGTGTTTGTTGAATCTAGAGAGCTTTATTATTAAGTATCTACAGCTTTAGATCTTAATTATGGATTTGTCAGGATATATTCTTGAGTGGTCTTTATGTGCTGAAGCTTCGTTACTGGAGGCACTATGAGTTAACTCCATGTATTATGTAAAAACCTTTGGCCATGCTTCACCTTTTCCCTCCACGTGTTGTCAGGTCTGGCCCCAGCATTTGTGCCCAATCCTTACATCATCAGTGCAGCCCCACCAGGGACAGACCCCTACGCAGCCGgactagcagcagcagctacactCGGTGAGACGTGCACGTTTTAAAAAGCACCCACAGCTCCATTTAATGCTGTCGAATTGACGTGGGAACCATTCAGATACATTCAAGCAAATGTATTTTCCACGGTCGATGAGatgcataaacacagacacgctTGTCTTATCTCaccaatatttttttgtatttgtgtctagGTCCAGCAGTGATGCCACCCCAGTACTATGGTGTGACCCCCTGGGGGGTCTACCCTGCCAACCTATTCCAACAGCAGGCAGCTGCAGCCAACAACTCGGCCAATCAGCAGGCAGCAGGCCAGGGCCAGCAGAACCAACAGCAGGTCAGTAGGCTGCTTGCCAAATATACTGGCATACTGGCTGCCGTTGCCTCAAGATGTATCTGTCAGAGCTCCTTATGTGCCATTTGAAATGTGAATTCAGTCTTACTGCTGCTCTACTTGGATCTTTAAGCAGCAAACTTTACACTGTGTAGATTATAAACCAATCAGCAAGAAATGTTTCCTCCCACTGCTTCGTGTTATCATTAACTAGAGCTTTGTTTTTATAACCCGTGTGCTCTGATCCTGCTTATTTATGTCCTGCCAccttgtttctttctgtgtgtcgGTGCATTggtgtaaacacagaaactacaAGAACTGTAAATGATGTTAATGTGCATTTACACCACAGGTTCCCTCCTTTGGAATAGATTATATAAGAtctttttaagcttttttcaAGATAATGACAATTAAATTAgctcttgtttttcttgctttgtaAAGGTGATGCGTGCTGGGGGCAACCAGCGACCTTTGACCCCTAGCCAAGGTCAGCAGGGGCAGCAGAATGACCagctggttgcagcagcagcagtcaacTCAGCCCTTGCTTTTGGGCAGGGTCTAGCAGCAGGAGTCCCTGGTGAGTGCTACACTCTACAAGCTGGTTTTATTGCTTTGGCAACAGCCTCAACAAACCCAATTACATCTGCTATTACAGCTCTATTTCCTGAAATCTTAGTTATAAATATCCAAACAAGAGTCATTCTTTGAAACTGATGTTGAAATGTTCAGTCTTGGAGAACTAAAATTACCCACAACCACCCACATCTACATGAAAGTAACACAGCATGCTAAAACCAGTGAAGGTACACTGAATATTTTGTTGCCGTCTCATTCCCAGGCTACCCAGTCCTAGCCCCCGCAGCCTACTATGATCAGACAGGGGCCCTGGTGGTCAACACTGGAGCTAGGAGCGGCCCTGTCCGCCTCATGGCCCCCGCCTCTGTCATCATATCTCCTTCCGCAGCACAAGCAGGTAAGACGGTAATTAATGTAAAGCCTCAGTCACATGTTTGTCCTGCCTCCGCTGCTCTCTGCAGGCAACAGGGCAAACATGGGTGTCGTGCTCACAAAACAAGCATTAAACactgtgtcttttttaaaaacatgccCTGAATGCCCCATTCATCCAGAACATGCCATTAAGAGATTATGAGACTGTACCTTCAAATCTCAGCTGAGATTTTTGCAAGTTCCCATGAGTCAGTATTGTTTATTCGAATATAGACACTACAATTGAGGGGGATTTGGGTTTACAGCTATTTTGGCGTTAATGTGAGTTGTCAGGGGTGTGAAAATTCTCCTTAAATATCTCATTTGTGGTTCACATAAAGTGAATTATGACTGTTTACTTTTCATATCAACAGACACTTGAAGCAACCTGCAGTATTACTTAAACCTCTCACTttactccctcctcctctcttacTCTCTATCCCTccagttgcagcagcagcagcctccgCAGGTGGTGCCAACGGTGGTCTGGGTGGCGGGGCCAACGGTCCGTTCCGTGCCATGACGTCCCAGCAGCCTCAGCAGCAGGGTGGCCCTGGCGGTGCTCTGGGTGGGAGCTCCTTCTACGGCTCGTCCtccctcagctcctcctcccagagctcctctcttttctcacaGGGCTCTGCCCAGCCCGGTCCGGGTTCTGCCTCTTTGGGCTTCAGCCagcccacctcctcctccctcggTGCCACACTGGGGGCCACACTGGGAGGCTTCGGCACTGCAGGTAGGGATAAATCTACACATATTGCTTGTTCTGTGCGCTTATCTGTGAGTCTGCTGAGATGTCTTTGATCATATATTAGACATTGAGCTCCATAATATCTCAAATTTGTCAGCTGATGTTCTTTTGCTGAACCTTTTGATGATGGTTTTCCATAATGAAAGACCAAATCAAATACAAGCTGATTATCGTCTCACAATTTCTGCAGATAAATGATCtaagttttgtctttgtctccctCTAGTGGCGAACTCAAGTGGTGGAAGCGGTTCCAGGCGGGACTCCCTGACAGGCAACAATGAGCTGTACAAACGCACGCCCTCCAGCCTCACCCCGATTGGCCACGGAGGCTTCTATAACGGCACCTTGGGCTTCAGTCCTTCTCCCGGTCCAGTGGGCATGCCCCTACCCAACCAGGGCCCCTCCCATTCCCTcacacccccaccctccctgTCCAATCACAGCTCCTCGTCCAACCTCAATCTTGGTAAGTGGTTTTTCCTTTGATTCAAGTGATGGAGATTAACCACTGTCattgagtgtgttttgtttcatgttaaTGCCTCTTTAGGAGTTATTTTGATGCTTGTGACGTTATGGAAACGATGCTGGGACTCTTTTTGTTCCCACAATTTTCATGTGGGACACAGCTGTGAAGACTCCATAAGTCTGACTGCTACATCAGTTTGAGTTTAGTTTCACATTTGAAGATTAACACACATGTTTTAAGTCCGTGTCCTGAATAAAAGCAATCTGGGGTTTTGAATTAGTgtttacacacatgtacatacatatagtAGGGCTAAACAGAGGTGCCCTGGCTTTATAGTCCAGGTATGTTATGTTCACATATCAACATGTATTCTGTAATATAAGATATGTGTAATTAGATTTCAACATTTACACATTCTGACTCAGCTGGAAATAAACTGCTGCGTCAGTTAACAAGATtttcaatcaaaacaacaaaatgtaacGGCGTATTTGTAAGGCAGCGTGTTTTGAGGGATTAATTACTGATCGAGACTTTCGTTGcctcccgtgtgtgtgtgtgtgctcagtgattgacagttggcagAGTGAAGTGTAATGCAAACACTCCACTCAAAGTGTGAtgaaataacagtaaaacaaagtGACAGAGCCAAGTTGAGGCTTCAAAATGACCGTGATGGATTACCAAGCTTTGGcaattttaaagcctttttactttaaaaataaaaactgctgtATAGCTTGTTGGGAGAGGAGAAAACTGAGTCCTGATATCCTTAACTGCACTGTTTACAGACACCACcttgaaaatgtgcatatatGGGCAGTTTGTAATGATAATAGTCCACCAGCATTAGTCTTTATAACAAGTATTCAGCAACTATTTGATACAGAGTTGGCTtgagaatattttaaaatttaaatatttacctgtacaatctaatgcGGTCTTTAGAAAGCTTTTAAGTTTTAATTGAGGCTGAATTGGTGTTGGTGTAAATTCTTTTATGGTTTTTGAGACAATAGTTTTGCTTTATTGGGTTGTAATAATTTTTATGTGGACAGGAAATGGTGTAGAGCTTCTTCAAATTGCAGCCAGTGCTGCCACCCAGTGCTGTGCTTCTGTGCTGCAAAgctaaaatgtaatttttatgaTGATGTTGAAAATTTACTCTACTGCAGTGTCATCAGTtcagaaataatacattttaatccaTACAAGTAATCATTGCAATATTCAGGGTGTCAATAAGGGTTTAGGAGAGAAGTTAAATGTCAAGTGACTCCTGCTTATAATTTATACAGAATCAGTTCTAACAATCAccccccttttctctctgacCCCACAGGGGGTCTGACCAATGGCAGTGGTCGTTTCATCTCCGCAGCCCCAGGAGCAGAAGCCAAGTACCGCAGCGCCGCCAGCTCAGGCTCCTCCCTCTTTTCACCCAGCAGCCAGCTGTTCCCGTCGTCACGGCTACGCTACGGCATGTCGGACGTGATGCCGTCAGGCCGAAGCCGCCTGCTGGAGGACTTCAGAAACAACCGCTACCCCAACC encodes:
- the pum1 gene encoding pumilio homolog 1 isoform X1, with the translated sequence MPLQLGRPLRPHPPASRFVVNTDIRKTEKEREKIETRQGKKRGVNRHQRERDRERQTDTERERERERETEPSPDRERRERGDQGVAGAGRSQDDAMVDYFFQRQHGEQPGKHRWPTGDNIHDSQVRSMDELNHDFQALALEGRAMGEQLLTGKKFWETDDSGKDGPKGIFLDQWRDSAWGASDHSVSQPIMVSRRPGQGFHGGGEVGVGSVMSPRSESGGLGVSMVEYVLSSSPADKLDSCLRKGPYGQRDGEVEEEKREKPKATFEGEKLKELTESEADVINDVINPNGLPVQNGLDVDVKEFGRPPGNMPAPGPEGDLLGGPGGVGAEGLTPLGGGGGPKPPEDFSGVEQGGVTMDPMESVMEPLQFDYNSQMPMDSAPTVGLFDYTNQQQLFQRNNALAVQQLTAAQQQQYALAAAQQPHIGLAPAFVPNPYIISAAPPGTDPYAAGLAAAATLGPAVMPPQYYGVTPWGVYPANLFQQQAAAANNSANQQAAGQGQQNQQQVMRAGGNQRPLTPSQGQQGQQNDQLVAAAAVNSALAFGQGLAAGVPGYPVLAPAAYYDQTGALVVNTGARSGPVRLMAPASVIISPSAAQAVAAAAASAGGANGGLGGGANGPFRAMTSQQPQQQGGPGGALGGSSFYGSSSLSSSSQSSSLFSQGSAQPGPGSASLGFSQPTSSSLGATLGATLGGFGTAVANSSGGSGSRRDSLTGNNELYKRTPSSLTPIGHGGFYNGTLGFSPSPGPVGMPLPNQGPSHSLTPPPSLSNHSSSSNLNLGGLTNGSGRFISAAPGAEAKYRSAASSGSSLFSPSSQLFPSSRLRYGMSDVMPSGRSRLLEDFRNNRYPNLQLRDIAGHIMEFSQDQHGSRFIQLKLERASPAERQLVFSEILQAAYQLMVDVFGNYVIQKFFEFGSLDQKLALAERIRGHVLSLALQMYGCRVIQKALEFIPSDQQVISEMVRELDGHVLKCVKDQNGNHVVQKCIECVQPHALHFIIDAFKGQVFALSTHPYGCRVIQRILEHCLPEQTLPILEELHQHTEQLVQDQYGNYVIQHVLEHGRAEDKSKIVAEIRGNVLGLSQHKFASNVVEKCVTHASRAERAVLIDEVCSLTEGPHSALYTMMKDQYANYVVQKMIDVAEPTQRKIVMHKIRPHISTLRKYTYGKHILAKLEKYYMKNGVDLGPLCGPPNGIM
- the pum1 gene encoding pumilio homolog 1 isoform X3; its protein translation is MSSVCVLKRKAVLWQDSFSPHHRTTSPSMPVVLSSGGHAPPTGQTPQATPPSQQGVAGAGRSQDDAMVDYFFQRQHGEQPGKHRWPTGDNIHDSQVRSMDELNHDFQALALEGRAMGEQLLTGKKFWETDDSGKDGPKGIFLDQWRDSAWGASDHSVSQPIMVSRRPGQGFHGGGEVGVGSVMSPRSESGGLGVSMVEYVLSSSPADKLDSCLRKGPYGQRDGEVEEEKREKPKATFEGEKLKELTESEADVINDVINPNGLPVQNGLDVDVKEFGRPPGNMPAPGPEGDLLGGPGGVGAEGLTPLGGGGGPKPPEDFSGVEQGGVTMDPMESVMEPLQFDYNSQMPMDSAPTVGLFDYTNQQQLFQRNNALAVQQLTAAQQQQYALAAAQQPHIGLAPAFVPNPYIISAAPPGTDPYAAGLAAAATLGPAVMPPQYYGVTPWGVYPANLFQQQAAAANNSANQQAAGQGQQNQQQVMRAGGNQRPLTPSQGQQGQQNDQLVAAAAVNSALAFGQGLAAGVPGYPVLAPAAYYDQTGALVVNTGARSGPVRLMAPASVIISPSAAQAVAAAAASAGGANGGLGGGANGPFRAMTSQQPQQQGGPGGALGGSSFYGSSSLSSSSQSSSLFSQGSAQPGPGSASLGFSQPTSSSLGATLGATLGGFGTAVANSSGGSGSRRDSLTGNNELYKRTPSSLTPIGHGGFYNGTLGFSPSPGPVGMPLPNQGPSHSLTPPPSLSNHSSSSNLNLGGLTNGSGRFISAAPGAEAKYRSAASSGSSLFSPSSQLFPSSRLRYGMSDVMPSGRSRLLEDFRNNRYPNLQLRDIAGHIMEFSQDQHGSRFIQLKLERASPAERQLVFSEILQAAYQLMVDVFGNYVIQKFFEFGSLDQKLALAERIRGHVLSLALQMYGCRVIQKALEFIPSDQQVISEMVRELDGHVLKCVKDQNGNHVVQKCIECVQPHALHFIIDAFKGQVFALSTHPYGCRVIQRILEHCLPEQTLPILEELHQHTEQLVQDQYGNYVIQHVLEHGRAEDKSKIVAEIRGNVLGLSQHKFASNVVEKCVTHASRAERAVLIDEVCSLTEGPHSALYTMMKDQYANYVVQKMIDVAEPTQRKIVMHKIRPHISTLRKYTYGKHILAKLEKYYMKNGVDLGPLCGPPNGIM
- the pum1 gene encoding pumilio homolog 1 isoform X2, producing MPLQLGRPLRPHPPASRFVVNTDIRKTEKEREKIETRQGKKRGVNRHQRERDRERQTDTERERERERETEPSPDRERRERGDQGVAGAGRSQDDAMVDYFFQRQHGEQPGKHRWPTGDNIHDSQVRSMDELNHDFQALALEGRAMGELLTGKKFWETDDSGKDGPKGIFLDQWRDSAWGASDHSVSQPIMVSRRPGQGFHGGGEVGVGSVMSPRSESGGLGVSMVEYVLSSSPADKLDSCLRKGPYGQRDGEVEEEKREKPKATFEGEKLKELTESEADVINDVINPNGLPVQNGLDVDVKEFGRPPGNMPAPGPEGDLLGGPGGVGAEGLTPLGGGGGPKPPEDFSGVEQGGVTMDPMESVMEPLQFDYNSQMPMDSAPTVGLFDYTNQQQLFQRNNALAVQQLTAAQQQQYALAAAQQPHIGLAPAFVPNPYIISAAPPGTDPYAAGLAAAATLGPAVMPPQYYGVTPWGVYPANLFQQQAAAANNSANQQAAGQGQQNQQQVMRAGGNQRPLTPSQGQQGQQNDQLVAAAAVNSALAFGQGLAAGVPGYPVLAPAAYYDQTGALVVNTGARSGPVRLMAPASVIISPSAAQAVAAAAASAGGANGGLGGGANGPFRAMTSQQPQQQGGPGGALGGSSFYGSSSLSSSSQSSSLFSQGSAQPGPGSASLGFSQPTSSSLGATLGATLGGFGTAVANSSGGSGSRRDSLTGNNELYKRTPSSLTPIGHGGFYNGTLGFSPSPGPVGMPLPNQGPSHSLTPPPSLSNHSSSSNLNLGGLTNGSGRFISAAPGAEAKYRSAASSGSSLFSPSSQLFPSSRLRYGMSDVMPSGRSRLLEDFRNNRYPNLQLRDIAGHIMEFSQDQHGSRFIQLKLERASPAERQLVFSEILQAAYQLMVDVFGNYVIQKFFEFGSLDQKLALAERIRGHVLSLALQMYGCRVIQKALEFIPSDQQVISEMVRELDGHVLKCVKDQNGNHVVQKCIECVQPHALHFIIDAFKGQVFALSTHPYGCRVIQRILEHCLPEQTLPILEELHQHTEQLVQDQYGNYVIQHVLEHGRAEDKSKIVAEIRGNVLGLSQHKFASNVVEKCVTHASRAERAVLIDEVCSLTEGPHSALYTMMKDQYANYVVQKMIDVAEPTQRKIVMHKIRPHISTLRKYTYGKHILAKLEKYYMKNGVDLGPLCGPPNGIM